The sequence ACCGACGCCGAGCGGCCCCGGGAGTACGCACAGCGAGCGTTCGCGACCCTGCAGTCGACGTTGATCGACGACGACGGCACCGTCCGCCACCACGCGGCCGACGATGCCCCGACGCTGCTTCTGGCCGACCAGGCCCGCACCGTCGCGGCCGGCGTCCGCGCCGTCCAGGTCCTTGGCGACGACGACGCCCTCGACGACGCCCGCCGCGTCGCCGATCGGACGATCGAGACGCTGTCCGATGGCGGTGCGTTCCGCGATGGACCGACCGAGGGAACGGGACTACTCGACCGCCCGCTCTATCCGCTCGATGGCAACGTCGAGATCGCGGACGCCCTGCTCGACCTGGCCGTCCTGACGGACGAGAGTCGCTATCGCGCGGTCGCACACGACGCCATCGGCGCCTTCGCCGGGGCGTGGGACCGATTCGGCGTGCAGGTCGCGGGCTACGGCGCCGTGGCCGCCCGTCTCTGTGGCGACCCGCTGGTGATCGACGTGGCGACCGACGCCGGGACCGACCTCCACCGCGCCGCCCTCCGCGTCGCCGACCACGAGAAAGTCGTTCGCCCGGCGGCCGCCGATCCGGACCCCGGAACTGCCGTCGTCCGGATCGGGGATCGGTCGCGGACGGCGTCGACGCCGGCGGAACTCGCGGATCGCGTCGCCGAACTCGCCGAATAAACGACCGCTCCGTTTTTGTGCGTCGGTGTCCAGGTCCGGACATGGCGACGTTGCGCGATCTCGGCCTCTCGGAGTATGAATCTCGGGCGTACCGTGGACTCCTCGATACCGGACCGGCAACCGCCAAGGAGTTGTCGTCCGGGAGTGACGTACCGATGGGGCGGATATACGACGTGTTGAACGGACTGGAGGGGAACGGTCTGGTGCGGAGTCAGGCGGCCAGTCGCCCGAAGAAGTACATCGCGGTCGAACCCGACACCGCGCTGGAACGGCTCGTGGAGGCCCGAAAGCGGGAACTCGAACAGCAGGCCGAACGGTACGAGGCGGTTGCCGACGAGTTGAGCGACGAACTCGACGCCGCGGGACCCATCGAGGGGCAGTTCTGGACCGCGGCTGTCGGCCCGGACGAGACGGTCGACCTGCTCATCGAACGCGTCGCGGCGGCCGACGAGCGGATCCATCACGTCGCCGGCCTCCCGTCCGCACAGGTCGACATCGGTGCGGTGGGCCAGCGCGTTCTGGAGGCCTTCGAAGCGGCGCTCTCACGGGGCGTGTCGGTGTCGATCCTCATCCACCCTGGCCTCGTCGACACCGTGTCGGACGACCTTCGCGCGGCGTACGCCGACCGCCTCGGCGACGACGAGAACTACGAGATCCGCACGTCGACGGCCATCGACGGCACCTTCACGCTCATCGACGGCGAGGAAGTGTGTATCGAGGTGCCGAACCCGCTCGACTCCGGCGAGGCGTTCGCCATGATCGATTTCAAGGACGCCGCCTTCGCCGACGATGTACGGACCGTCTTCGACGAACAGTGGACGGCGTCGACGCCGCCAGAGCGTCTCTAAGACTGGGCGCCGACTTCTTCGCGCAGTGCCTGCAGGGTGAGTTCCCGCTCCGCGTGGGCGTTGTGCTGGTGGATGGATTCGTCGTTCGACTGCTTCATGTGGACGACCGTCTCGTCGTCGAGGTGGTCGAACTCCTCGACGACGGACTCGGCCAGCGACCGCACGCAGTCCTCGACGAACTTGGCGTTCGCGTGGGCGTGGTAGGTCATGTGGTCCTCGTCCGGCCGCTTCGCGAGATTGTAGATGCGCGCGCTCATGGCGTCGCGGGCGACGTCGATGATGTCCCGGAGGTCGATGTCGGACGCGCCCTCGCTCGTGAGCGTGAGCGTGGCGTGGCCACGCTGGGAGTGACCCGGCTGGGGCACTTCGTCGAGGAAGGCGTCGACCGTCTCCTCGTCGACACCAAGGCTGTCGAGCGTCTCGCGGGCCCGGGATTCGGACATGCCCTGCGAACACGGACAGACGGTCATGCCGGTGACGCGGGCGCCGATCTCCTCTTTCGTTCCCTCCTCGGTGGCGACCGCACCCGCGATGATAGTCGCGGTGTTCTGTGTCGCGAGCCCCGAGGCCGGCGTCTCCTCTCGGGTCACGTAGTCGGCTTCCATCCGCACCTCCGCCGTGGAGGTGTAGTCGTGTTTCTCGAGCAGTCGTTCGGCCACGTCGCCACAGACCTCCTCGACCCGGTAGGAGGGTTCGGAAACGGCCGTCTCCAGCGTCTCGTCGATCACCTGCATGTTTCGGCTCATGTCGATGCCCTTCCGCCCGCTGGGCAGGTCGACGAACACTTCGAACTCCGCCATCAGAACGATCGGTCGCTTCCCGTTCCGGTCGAGTTTGAGGAGTTTCTCGACCCCGGTGACTCCGACCTGACTGAGCCCGACGGTCACGTCGGGCTGGCTTGCCTGTACGTCAGGCAACTGGTGACTCATCGCCTATCTGCACGGACGCGCTGCGATTATGGCTTTCGGTCCGGCTATGGCCAGTCGTCGCGCGTCTCCGCCTCGAAGGGGTCGTCCGCCGTCTCGTCGCCCAGATCCCACGCCGCGAACTCCGCCGCCTCCTCGATGGAAAGATACTCCCAGCTCATCTCCTCGGCGACTTCCCGATCCTCCTCGGTCGTCCCGATGAAGACGTGGCGGTCGGTGTCGAACTGGTCGGCCACGTTGTCGAGGCTCTCGCGCACGCCACGCGGCCCCGAGAAGAAGTCCTGCCGGAGGCGTCGCTTGCGCGTGAAGTTAGTGACGACGTACGTCGGTTGGTCGCTGAGGACGCCCACGTACTCGGTCCACTGTCGGGCGTCGTCGAACACCGCGTTCGGGTCGGCGAGCGCCTTGAGTGCCTCGAGTTCGAACGCGAGCGTCATCGTCCCGCCGCTTTCCATACTCGACATACCGCCGTCGGCGGGCAAAACGGCTTCGATACGACCGGGCCACGACGCTACTGGATGTGGTAGTAGTCCGTGAACACGACGATGTCGCCCTCGCTGAGCCCCGGAAGCGTCGCCGGATCGCGCGGCGACACGCCCTCGGCGACGCCGACGAAAAACTCCTGGGCCGCGTCGTCGAGTTCGTCGAAATCGCGCACTCGGGCGGTTTCGGGCACCGTCTCCGTCCGGCGGACGCTCTTCTCCGAGTCGATAGCCCGTGTCATGCGATAACATACAACACTAACGATCATAAACGTTTCGTCCAGCGAGGGACCCGTCTCAGACGGACTGTCGTCGGTCGGCTCCGGCAGCAACTGCCGAAAAAACACGGCAGTACGTCTCAGCGGTTCTCCTTGTAGGCGTTCACCAGTTCCTGCATCGACTCCTTGGCGTCACCGAAGAGCATGTTCGTGTTGTCCTGGGCGAACAGCGGGTTGGGGATCCCGGAGAAACCGGGGCTGAGGCTTCGCTTATTGACGACGACGGTGCGGGCATCGCCGACGTTGAGAACCGGCATCCCCGCGATGGGGCTGGAGTCGTCGGTGTTCGCCATCGGGTTGACCACATCGTTGGCGCCCGTCACGATCACCACGTCGGTCTGTGAGAACGTGGGGTTCACGTCCTCCAGTTCCCGCATCTTCTCGTATGGTACGTCGGCCTCGGCCAGCAGGGCGTTCATGTGCCCCGGCATTCGGCCGGCCACGGGATGAATGCCGAACTCGACGTCGACGCCGTCCGCTTCGAGCAGTTCGGCCAGTTCGGCCACCGCGTGCTGGGCCTGGGCCACCGCCATCCCGTACCCGGGGACGATGACCACGCGCTGGGCCACGTCCAGCAGCATCTCGACCTCTTCGGGCGAGGTTTCCGTGATATTGCCTTCGTAGATGTCGGGCATGTCCTCGGTGTCGCTGTCCTCGCCGAGGCCGCCGAAGAGCACGTTGACCAGCGACCGATTCATCGACTCGCACATGATGATCGTCAGGATCAGTCCCGAGGCGCCGACCAGCGTCCCGGCGATGATGAGGACGGTGTTGTTCAGCACGAACCCCGTCGTCGCCGCCGCCAACCCCGAGTAGGAGTTGAGCAGGGCGATGACGACCGGCATATCCGCCCCACCGATGGGGACGACCAGAAACACCCCGAGTATCGACGCGGCCGCGACCAGGAACCAGTAGGACGGCACCACCGACGCGAGGCCCGACTCGCTGATTGCGGCCGGCTGCGCAACGAGTGCGGCGCCACCCGCGAGCGCCGCCAGCAGGCAGACGACCTTGATCCCGTGGC comes from Haloplanus sp. XH21 and encodes:
- a CDS encoding DUF7124 domain-containing protein, which translates into the protein MESGGTMTLAFELEALKALADPNAVFDDARQWTEYVGVLSDQPTYVVTNFTRKRRLRQDFFSGPRGVRESLDNVADQFDTDRHVFIGTTEEDREVAEEMSWEYLSIEEAAEFAAWDLGDETADDPFEAETRDDWP
- the mptA gene encoding GTP cyclohydrolase MptA; translated protein: MSHQLPDVQASQPDVTVGLSQVGVTGVEKLLKLDRNGKRPIVLMAEFEVFVDLPSGRKGIDMSRNMQVIDETLETAVSEPSYRVEEVCGDVAERLLEKHDYTSTAEVRMEADYVTREETPASGLATQNTATIIAGAVATEEGTKEEIGARVTGMTVCPCSQGMSESRARETLDSLGVDEETVDAFLDEVPQPGHSQRGHATLTLTSEGASDIDLRDIIDVARDAMSARIYNLAKRPDEDHMTYHAHANAKFVEDCVRSLAESVVEEFDHLDDETVVHMKQSNDESIHQHNAHAERELTLQALREEVGAQS
- a CDS encoding NAD(P)(+) transhydrogenase (Re/Si-specific) subunit beta; the encoded protein is MAGVLGGLPDSVLQFAYLVAGVLFIQGLRDMTHPRTATRGNQISSLGMALAVVSTILWFEILSPLVLGAALLVGGAIGVWLAVTVETTEMPQLVGLFNGFGGGASALVAGAELVDISATGGGLPLGLTTTAALAGLIGSVTFWGSLVAAGKLHGLVGGSPVSRNVGHGIKVVCLLAALAGGAALVAQPAAISESGLASVVPSYWFLVAAASILGVFLVVPIGGADMPVVIALLNSYSGLAAATTGFVLNNTVLIIAGTLVGASGLILTIIMCESMNRSLVNVLFGGLGEDSDTEDMPDIYEGNITETSPEEVEMLLDVAQRVVIVPGYGMAVAQAQHAVAELAELLEADGVDVEFGIHPVAGRMPGHMNALLAEADVPYEKMRELEDVNPTFSQTDVVIVTGANDVVNPMANTDDSSPIAGMPVLNVGDARTVVVNKRSLSPGFSGIPNPLFAQDNTNMLFGDAKESMQELVNAYKENR
- a CDS encoding TrmB family transcriptional regulator, translated to MATLRDLGLSEYESRAYRGLLDTGPATAKELSSGSDVPMGRIYDVLNGLEGNGLVRSQAASRPKKYIAVEPDTALERLVEARKRELEQQAERYEAVADELSDELDAAGPIEGQFWTAAVGPDETVDLLIERVAAADERIHHVAGLPSAQVDIGAVGQRVLEAFEAALSRGVSVSILIHPGLVDTVSDDLRAAYADRLGDDENYEIRTSTAIDGTFTLIDGEEVCIEVPNPLDSGEAFAMIDFKDAAFADDVRTVFDEQWTASTPPERL